One genomic region from Alosa alosa isolate M-15738 ecotype Scorff River chromosome 12, AALO_Geno_1.1, whole genome shotgun sequence encodes:
- the LOC125304440 gene encoding RING finger protein 122 isoform X2: MPGLEAGAKESVPGIETGAKLGAMNPGVEEPHASLISMVIMGTVMLLFLLSVTCCCFYMSKLRHRAQAQSIGYKVVFEDESAELNLHEKEMCVVCLEDFRIKDELGVLPCQHTFHKRCLGKWLQVRGVCPMCNYLINSPLEQRHSLTTLLDEMV, translated from the exons ATGCCTGGCCTTGAGGCTGGTGCCAAGGAGTCCGTGCCTGGCATTGAGACGGGAGCCAAACTGGGCGCCATGAACCCTGGCGTGGAGGAGCCACATGCCTCTCTCATCTCCATGGTGATCATGGGCACGGTgatgctcctcttcctcctcagcgTTACCTGCTGCTGTTTCTACATGAG CAAACTGAGACATCGGGCCCAAGCTCAAAGCATCGGATACAAG GTTGTGTTTGAAGATGAGTCTGCTGAATTAAATTTGCACGAG AaggaaatgtgtgtggtgtgtttggagGATTTCAGGATAAAAGACGAGCTCGGTGTGTTGCCATGTCAACACACATTTCACAAAAG gtGTCTAGGGAAATGGCTCCAGGTGAGGGGTGTGTGCCCTATGTGTAATTACCTCATCAACAGCCCCTTAGAGCAACGGCACAGTCTGACGACTCTGCTGGATGAAATGGTATAG
- the LOC125304440 gene encoding RING finger protein 122 isoform X1: protein MPGLEAGAKESVPGIETGAKLGAMNPGVEEPHASLISMVIMGTVMLLFLLSVTCCCFYMSKLRHRAQAQSIGYKAVVFEDESAELNLHEKEMCVVCLEDFRIKDELGVLPCQHTFHKRCLGKWLQVRGVCPMCNYLINSPLEQRHSLTTLLDEMV from the exons ATGCCTGGCCTTGAGGCTGGTGCCAAGGAGTCCGTGCCTGGCATTGAGACGGGAGCCAAACTGGGCGCCATGAACCCTGGCGTGGAGGAGCCACATGCCTCTCTCATCTCCATGGTGATCATGGGCACGGTgatgctcctcttcctcctcagcgTTACCTGCTGCTGTTTCTACATGAG CAAACTGAGACATCGGGCCCAAGCTCAAAGCATCGGATACAAGGCA GTTGTGTTTGAAGATGAGTCTGCTGAATTAAATTTGCACGAG AaggaaatgtgtgtggtgtgtttggagGATTTCAGGATAAAAGACGAGCTCGGTGTGTTGCCATGTCAACACACATTTCACAAAAG gtGTCTAGGGAAATGGCTCCAGGTGAGGGGTGTGTGCCCTATGTGTAATTACCTCATCAACAGCCCCTTAGAGCAACGGCACAGTCTGACGACTCTGCTGGATGAAATGGTATAG
- the LOC125304440 gene encoding uncharacterized protein LOC125304440 isoform X4 — protein MPGLEAGAKESVPGIETGAKLGAMNPGVEEPHASLISMVIMGTVMLLFLLSVTCCCFYMSKLRHRAQAQSIGYKVVFEDESAELNLHEALHPEWQAFQRHGP, from the exons ATGCCTGGCCTTGAGGCTGGTGCCAAGGAGTCCGTGCCTGGCATTGAGACGGGAGCCAAACTGGGCGCCATGAACCCTGGCGTGGAGGAGCCACATGCCTCTCTCATCTCCATGGTGATCATGGGCACGGTgatgctcctcttcctcctcagcgTTACCTGCTGCTGTTTCTACATGAG CAAACTGAGACATCGGGCCCAAGCTCAAAGCATCGGATACAAG GTTGTGTTTGAAGATGAGTCTGCTGAATTAAATTTGCACGAG GCTCTCCACCCTGAGTGGCAGGCCTTTCAGCGCCATGGCCCCTAA
- the LOC125304440 gene encoding RING finger protein 122 isoform X3 encodes MPGLEAGAKESVPGIETGAKLGAMNPGVEEPHASLISMVIMGTVMLLFLLSVTCCCFYMSKLRHRAQAQSIGYKAVVFEDESAELNLHEALHPEWQAFQRHGP; translated from the exons ATGCCTGGCCTTGAGGCTGGTGCCAAGGAGTCCGTGCCTGGCATTGAGACGGGAGCCAAACTGGGCGCCATGAACCCTGGCGTGGAGGAGCCACATGCCTCTCTCATCTCCATGGTGATCATGGGCACGGTgatgctcctcttcctcctcagcgTTACCTGCTGCTGTTTCTACATGAG CAAACTGAGACATCGGGCCCAAGCTCAAAGCATCGGATACAAGGCA GTTGTGTTTGAAGATGAGTCTGCTGAATTAAATTTGCACGAG GCTCTCCACCCTGAGTGGCAGGCCTTTCAGCGCCATGGCCCCTAA
- the LOC125304438 gene encoding dual specificity protein phosphatase 26-like — protein sequence MAFMSRFSRSRSNSRSPSRKDAEKGSPMLTVGELERLLYTGKTACNHADEVWPNLYIGDQEIAADRRELAKLGITHILNCAQSKWRVGAEYYAGMNITYQGIEAHDSPTFDMSVNFYPASEFIHKALSNGGKVLVHCAVGVSRSATLVLAYLMIRQNMTLVEAIKTVKDHRGVIPNRGFLRQLNGLDGILRSSRSGP from the exons ATGGCTTTTATGTCGAGATTCTCCCGGTCCAGGAGCAACTCTAGATCGCCGAGTCGGAAGGATGCGGAGAAAGGATCTCCCATGCTCACAGTCGGCGAGCTGGAGAGGCTGCTGTACACTGGGAAAACAGCCTGTAATCACGCCGATGAAGTATGGCCAAACCTCTATATAGGTGACCA GGAGATCGCTGCAGATCGCCGGGAGCTGGCGAAGCTTGGCATTACCCACATCCTGAACTGTGCCCAGAGCAAGTGGAGAGTGGGCGCCGAGTACTACGCTGGCATGAATATCACCTACCAGGGCATCGAGGCTCACGACTCACCCACGTTTGACATGAGCGTAAACTTCTATCCCGCCTCGGAGTTCATCCACAAAGCACTCAGCAATGGAG GGAAAGTCCTTGTGCATTGTGCGGTTGGTGTCAGTAGATCAGCCACACTTGTGCTGGCTTACCTGATGATTCGGCAGAACATGACCCTGGTGGAGGCCATCAAGACGGTGAAGGACCATCGCGGTGTCATCCCCAACCGAGGCTTCCTGCGGCAGCTCAACGGCCTGGATGGGATCCTCCGCTCCAGTCGCAGTGGGCCATAA